The window CTGCACGCCTGGATTCTGGGCTGTGCAGCATGCAATTTAGCCACCTTCCTGCTCTTATTCAGCCTGTGCTGTAACATGCTAACGGTTACTCTATTCGGTGTCCATCGCTACCTCCAGGTACTCTACCCTCAGATGTTGAACAGGCTGGGGCGCAAGGGGGAGGCAGTGCTGCTCCTGGCCCTGTGGGGGCTCGCCTGTGCCCTGACTGCCCTCGCCGTTGCCACTCGTGATGTGGTTGATGGCGAGCTCAAGTGCCAGCGACACACGGGCTCCGATGCTGAAAGAGTTGCTGTCCTCGTCTTGGAGAATGTTTTATGGTTTGTGGTTCCGTTCTCTGTGCTGGTCACGTCCTACTGCTGCCTCCACCGGCGGGTGGACCAGACGGCGCTGTTCAGCAGTGCCAAGATGACGCGGCTGGTCACCAGTGTGGTGGTCGCCTTCTTCATCCTCTGGATCCCTGTGCACATTGTCAATATGGTAGATATCACCTACATTGTGCAACAGACTTCCTTGCCAGAGTTGTCAGTTGCGCTTCGGTACCACAGAAACACGGCAGCGCGTGTCGCCCGGTGCTTTATGGTTTTTAACTGCTGCCTGGACCCCTTCTTGTACGCCTTCGCCTTGCGGAGGATCCGTGAGCAGCCCAAGTCGTCGTAGAGGGGAGACAGCAGGGTGCAGGTCACAAATGTCTGATGTCTGAAGCTGTGCTCTGCTGGTGTGACCAAAAGCATGTGCCTGGAATGCCaaccc of the Oncorhynchus tshawytscha isolate Ot180627B linkage group LG31, Otsh_v2.0, whole genome shotgun sequence genome contains:
- the LOC112229334 gene encoding atypical chemokine receptor 2-like, giving the protein MDSSSNSSLNSTWIPDGVVSGSLISSIIMGLCCVLGFPGNIAVLVVILRRSSRRLNFTLCLMLNLASSDILCLATVPMWIYHILHAWILGCAACNLATFLLLFSLCCNMLTVTLFGVHRYLQVLYPQMLNRLGRKGEAVLLLALWGLACALTALAVATRDVVDGELKCQRHTGSDAERVAVLVLENVLWFVVPFSVLVTSYCCLHRRVDQTALFSSAKMTRLVTSVVVAFFILWIPVHIVNMVDITYIVQQTSLPELSVALRYHRNTAARVARCFMVFNCCLDPFLYAFALRRIREQPKSS